The window CCTTTCACCGAACTCCAGTCTTGACTCGTATGTATCCTTCAAATGCAGGTGCATGGTCTTGAAGAACACCTCCATATCCCTTATGCGGTATGAATCGTTCCTGCCCATGGCCTCGTTGGCAGTAACTTCCTCATATGCGTGCTGCAAGCTGTATTCTGGCAGCATCATGGATGAGTGGCTCCTGGCAGCAGATTCGATGTTATGGGCCTCATCAAAGATTATTATTACATCATCCAGTCCCCTGTCTATCCAGCCCAGCAGGTTGCTTAAGATGTCAAAGTTCAGGATATGGTGATAATTACAGATTATCAGATCGGCATGTATCATCTGGCGTTTGACCAGTTCATAACTACACATTCCTCTTTCATATGCCCATTCGTTCAAGTCCTCTGGTGTGCGTACATCTTCATAGTACCATGCAGAAAAATCCTCTATATCAGATATTGCAACTTTATACAGGTAAGAGCAGTGCCGGTCACGAAGTTCCCTGACACGTTTTTCAATTTCATTGAGTTCAGCCATTCTGCTCAGTTCACCGGACATCGTCCTGACAGATCCTGGAGCTGATCTATCCGGGCCCGGTTCTAATTCCTGCTGCAGATCAAGGCGCGATTCAAGTTCAATGATCTCCCGCTCTTTGCCTATCAACTCATAGGTATTTTCCCGAAGCACACTGCAGGTCTCGTAATCCTCATCCCTGGGGCACATGTGCTTTTTCCCTTTCAGGATTGCTACTTTTATGTCCTGTTTCTGCTTGATCTCCCTGGATTCCTCAAAGAACTGAAGCATCTGCTGGTGGACATTGGTGGCGATGATGACCACCTTGCCCAGTTTTTGTGCTGCGGCCAGGGACGGAACAAGGGCACTCAAGGTCTTTCCGGTCCCGCAGGCACCTTCGAACATTATTATTTTTTTGTCCAGGATGGCCTTATAAATGGAATCCATTGCCTCTTCCTGGTTAGGGTAACAGGTAGGCTTGGGGAAAAAATTCATGAGGCTGGAAGTCATCAAAGTAACATTCCTATTACCCTTTAAATATGGTTGGTAATTCACCATCAGAAATTATACAAACATTCATCAATTTTAAAAGATCTAGCTTAAGTGATGGTATCAGATATTAAAGAAAATAATTGCTCCATCACATTATTTGTTTCTGGTGTAAATCTTTTCGTAAGTAATATTACAAAAAAATATTTCATTTAATATCATATAAACTTATATTAAATAAGTAAATATCTATCTACATATATCTAATTAAATTGATTTAAATTGGCCATTATCAGATAATAATTAAAAGTATCTAATAGCACATAAAAAGATTTATCTATTTTGGAGGCTTATCGAATATTGGAGATGTGTTGAATATGTATTTACAATGCCAAACATGTGGCTATAAGTACAATTTTTTCATGAGCGACATAAAAGCCAAATGTATAATCTGTCAGTCTGACCAGGTTATAGTTGAAAAACCAGAAATTGAAATTGAAATTGAAATTGAATCGAGTAGTGTCGAGTCAACCATACAATATCGCTAGATATATTATCTGACACTGTTCCATTTCCCAGTTATTTTTAAGACGCAGATTTACACTGATCTACGCAGATTTAAGGTTGCATCTGAGTAACCTGCACGCCCTTAAGGCGTAGCAGGCATTCACTTCCCGCGGAAGTGAATGTATCTGTGTAAATCTGCGTCTAATATTATTATTAAAATAATTTGATTTTAGAATTGTGCCCTATGCCCTTCATAATCTGACACTTGAAGGTTGACTCGACAGTAGGAGTAGTTTAATTTGCTTGACTCAATTGCTTTATTTTCAAACTTTTATAAGCTGTAAATTTTTTGTATTTGAATTTTGCTCAATTTTTTAGTTTAGTATAAAATGCATTCATAATATGCTATTGAGTATGGGGTGTGCTTGAACTGAACAAATACAAATATTATATTAGTAATCAGCAATAACGGTTCAATGTGAGTAAAATGGATAAAAAGATATTGATGTTATGTGTAGCGTTCATGATATTTTCAACTGCAGTCCATGTTCATTCTGAAACCATTCCTGCAAATATCTGGGAGTTCACCGAAGATTACTATAACGTGATAGGTGAACCGCAATTAACAGCTTCTATTGTGGGAAACCCGGAATATGAAAGTGGTGAGACATCTACGATTTTTATCCAGTTGATGAATGACGGGCTTATATTCGGGTTTGAGACTGATGAGACCCCATCCGGCTCCAATGAAACCATGGATGCCCAGGCAGAGCTTGACCTGGAATACGATGTCACTACTGCCATCAATATCAGGGGAACCCTGGAAACTGAAGATGGAAATGCATTCAGGGTTTTAAGCGGTCTCCAGCAGGCAGGCTCTCTTCGGAGCAGCGAAACATCCCAGCCAATGGAATTCGACATTGAGATATTTGAGAACGCACCTGCGGGAATATACGACCTCACGCTTAACCTGACATACCAGTACCAGTATGACGTAAAGGTCGAAGGATATCCTGAAAAAGAATTCGATTACTGGTACATCACCAAAAACCAGACGATCCCTCTTCAGATAATAGTTAAACCAAGGGCCCAGTTCGAGATCGTGAAGGTCAGTGATAGCCTGGTCTCAGGTGGGCAGGGTGTTCTTCATATCACGTACAAGAACACAGGGGATGAAGTGGCAGAGGATGCTGTGGCCAGGATAAGTGTGGTAGACCCCTTTAGTACCACTGATGACCAGGCATTCCTGGGTACACTGAACCCTGGGGACTCATATGAAGCACAATATAAGGTAAAAGTGGATAAGGATGCCCTTCCCAAGGCCTATGGTATCAATACCGAAGTAAAATACAGGAATGAACACGGCGATACACAGATATCGGATGTTATGAAAGCATCTATTGAGGTGCGGGAATCCGTTCCCCTGGCCCAGAGGATAGGGTATGCAGGTTATCTGCTGGTAATTTTCGTAATCCTGGGCGCTGTAGGATACTATTTCTACAAAAAACAGGGCAATACAGGAAAATGAGATATCCGGAAAAACACAGGTGATCAAATTAACTCCCAAACCAATTGAATCCACCATAATACAAAAAAAGCAAGAACTCCGGGGTGTCATTGATTATCCGGATAAAACACTTAGCAGCATTATCAGGGAAATTGGATTTAAATGCGACCTGTGTGGTAAATGCTGTACAGCAGAATTCAATGACCATGTATTCCTGCTGGATACTGATACCGCCCGGATAAAGCAGATAGCACCGGACGCCCTCATCCCTGCACCGTACTATGAGTTCTGTGACAGGAAGGGAAGGTTCTATGTGTCGGGCTATGCCCTCAAGAGCAGGCCGGATGGTTCATGCATTTTCCTGGAACAGGGACGGTGCAGTATCTACAGCCAGCGTCTTACTATTTGCCGGATATATCCGTATATGCTTTACAGGGAGGCAGATGAAGATGGAAATATGGACTGGCGGCAGATAAGCGGTTTGAACGAGCACGGGTGCTACCATACAGATATTGAGGAAAGACAGTGCCGCCAGATCGCAGAGGTGACTAAGGGATATGAGATTGCCTGTCTGAAACAGGAGATAGGGTTCCTGGAGGCAGTAGATGCCCACTTTGGGAAGAACAGGCTCAGGCACGTACAGGGAATCTACGACAAACAGATGAGGCATTTTCAGCATGGCGGTGAGATAGAGGTCTTGGTGTATTATGACGGGGGGTTCGAGAAGAACTTGATACGAATAAGCGATTATGTATCGGGCAGTGTATCATTTGCCATCGGTTAAGGCCACTATCTACAGAAAAAAAAGAGATGGATCGGTCAGCATCCTGACCCAATCACACCTTTTAATGGTAACTATTTAAGTACACCATTCGAAAACTCAGTAAACCCTATGCGTTCTATGAATTCACCTAAACGCTCTTTTGGCTTACTATTCGCTTTATAGTAGTCAATGATATCCTGAGTCACTTTCATTGCATCATCTATCGATGCAGCATAAGTCAGTTCAGTTCCAATTCTCGGCTTCCTGCCAGCTTCACCACCAACTACTACTTTGAATCCATCCTTGAAACCAATGAACCCAATATCCTTTACCCACGACTCAGCACAGCAGTTCGGACATCCGGATGCTCCCATCTTGAACTTGGCCGGCAGACTCATACCATGATAAGTTTCATGCAGTGCCATCCCAAGGCTCAAACTATCTGAGACAGCTCGTTTACAGAATGCAGTTCCGGGACATATTTTGACACTTCGAACACACAGCCCTATCGCAGCACCAGGGCTCATTCCAAGGTCTTTCCAGGCATTATCAATATCTTCTTCTTTAAGGCCTACGATCACCATCCGCTGTGCACTTGTGATCTTTATTGCTGCTGCATTATATTTTTCTGCGACATCAGCGATCTTACGTAAAATTTCCGGCGGTACTATACCGGCAGGCGTATCAGGTGCTATTGCATATGTTTCCCTGTCTCTTTGCAGTACTGCTCCTTTCTCAGGAAGATCTGTTTTCTTTTCATCAGCCATTTTCATAACTCCTTATTTAGTATCTGGTACGCAAACCTTTTAAAGGTTTATCGATATGCTAATATTTATTATGAATATATAACTTTATGGTACGAATTTCGTCCTTTTATGGTATATAAAGTATAAATTTCCCCCCAAATCTTGTTCCCCATATAATGTATAAACCAACGTGATGATACTACAATGATCGACGAAAAAAATCTAAAGATAATAGATATGCTGCGTGAGAATGCACGCATTCCAGTTACAGAAATTGCATCAAGGCTTGATGTTAGTGAATCAACTATACGAAAGCGTATCAGAACACTTGAAAAAAATGGCGTAATAACACAATACACTGTTGTTGTTGATCCTTCAAAACTCGGTTACAATTCGGTTTCTATGGTTGGTATAGATGTTGAATCAACACATCTTCTTGATGTCGCAATGCGAATGACCGAATTTCCTGAAGTGAAATTTGTTGCAACTTCAACTGGAGACCACATGATCATAACAGAGATCTGGACCAATGATAGCAAAGAACTTGGCAGGTTTATTACTGAGAACATTGAAAAACAGGAAGGCGTAAAGAGGGTATCTCCAACTATTATCCTGGAGAACTGGAAAGTGCATAGTGGATATCTACTGCCGTGATAATTAATTATGGAATTACTGATCTAATTATCTAATTATCTAATGAAGTCCTTTCTCTACAGCCTCCCGAATAATATATCCTCCTTTATGCAGTATAGTATCTTCCAGTTGCACATCCCTATCCATGCTGGCTGTACATGGATATGAGTGATGGGCATTTGAAATTGTTTCTTTATATCCTGCTGTATCTGACCACTTTAATTTCCTTGCCACAAACCAGGTGCTTCCACAGGGAGCGTCCCTGAGTACTTCTACCCTGGTAAAAAATCTGCCATCTTCACTCAAACATATCTTTAGTTCAGGTTTACCAAACCCAAGCTTTACGAACATATCGATCACAGGCTTACCTGTCAGTGTTAATGAGCAGAACGGCTTGGGGAACTCACATTCTACACCTATGGATTCAAGTTTTTCACGTATCTGTTTTTGAAGCCCTGGTGGTGCCCAGCCCGGCTCTTCCACAGGAACGATCACTGCCCTGGTATTTGTTGATTCTGCTATTGCAGGGATATCAGCCAGCAGGTCAGGGTGGATACCCAGAGCAATGATCAGGTCACAATGACCGATCTTTGGAAACAGATCTGCTGGATCTTCAATAAAATCAGGCAGGTCTGCTGGAAGTTCATGGATCTCATACACCATATCTGCAAAAGACATCCTGCCTGCGCGACACTTATCACACAGATCGCCGCAGGCCGTACAGAAATTACTGAGATTTACCAGGTTTCCAACAACCTTTTTTCCAAACTCACCGGAATACAATATACAGATCTGCATATATCCCTCTATCATGTTCCAAATGCTTGCTTAAAGCTGTCCATCAACTCTTGAGTATTGTGTACTCTTTTTGAATATTTCTTATTTTTATTAATAACGCTTAAATGAACAGAAGGTGTTTCAACTGGTTCGCCAAAAATACCCTGCATGATCCCGGCAAAGATATTCTGGGTCTTTTTATCTTCGAGATCCAGTTCCCCGAAATGTGCAAACCATATACCCAGTTTATTCTCTCCCGAGCTTATGGTTATTTTCCTTATCCTGTGCTCCCACCATGTATGCACCTTGATATCGTATTCCATAGTTATTCCTCATTATTAATAATATACTCTTCATATTCAATACTTCCGAATACCCTTGCTTCCGAATAGTCCTACTTCTGATTAGTGATCAGTTAGTCTTTATTCCTCACAGCGTGTAAAAAATTTGTAACAGTATAAACGATTTTCCATAATAAAAAGGATACCATCTTACGGCACTGTCCGCTGCACATTTTGCAAAGTGGATGTCATAGTGTAACTATAATATCCACTTTATCTTAATGTGAACGATCTCTTTTGCTTACAGGGAGTTTAAAGGGAGCTAACAGGGAAGTTCCTGCCTACTCTTCAACAACCTTTACCTGTTTCATCACGTCGCCCTGGCGTATAGCATTCACTACATCCATACCTTCGATCACCTGGCCGAATACGGTATGCACACCGTCAAGATGGGGCTGGGGCGAGTGGGTGATAAAGAACTGGCTTCCTCCTGTATCCTTTCCTGCATGGGCCATAGAGAGTGTACCTGTAAGGTGTTTTTTGGGATTTATCTCGCATTTTATGGCATATCCAGGCCCGCCTGTGCCGTTACCTACGGGACAGCCGCCCTGTACCATGAAATTCGGGATGACCCTGTGGAATTTGAGACCGTTATAGTATCCCTTGTTTATCAGTTTGACAAAATTCGCCACTGTGTTGGGGGCATCATTTTCGAACAGTTCCAGTACAATATTACCTTTATCGGTTTCAATAATTGCTTTTTTCATAATTGTTTACCTCAATGCAGGATTAATGGATGAGGTTGATTTAATAGTTTATGTCTACTTAAGATTCCGGATGATGGGAATTACAGACCGCCGAACATGGCGAATTATTAACCTGTGTTGACATAAATCCACAGCTAGTCGAAATAATTGAGAATCACTTTCAACTGATGCTTTTAAATAACCGGGAAATGATTTATTTATATGGTGCGTTAATTATATAATCTAATACTTGATAATATTATTATAATTTCTGTACATATGATCTGATCAAGAAAAAGAGGAATCTATTTGTTATTACCAATAAAATGCCCTCGTCTTCAAACAGGTTGCTATGCTATAATGCCAGGCAGGGAAGAGCATATTAACAAGTGTTATGATAAATGTGAAAAACTGGAAGAATACATCTATTGCGAACACTACAGCAGTGGTGCACTGATCCAGGAAAGTAATATTCACATAATGCAAATTGTGCAATCCGCACGCAAACGATAATCAAGAATTCTATTTTAAGAATAAGAAGTACATCTGGCTTAGTTTCACATCTGGTTTTTTTGTTATTTTATTGGAGGATATTCTCTATCATCCGGGATCCTTCTTCTGTCTTGAATATCGGAGGCTCCCAGTCCTTTACTATCTGGGTTCTCATGGCTTTTGTTTTTTCTCCAGTCAACAGATTTTGACCATCCTTTTCAAACTTCTGTTTATAGACCAATATACCTCTGCGCTGCCATGCAGGAGTTTCTGATAGGTTAACACCATAACCCCAGGCAAGTTCATGCAGGTCATCGGATTTCAGGCCTTTCAACCTTTCTGCGGCTTGTTTAGCTGAAAAACCATCATCTCTTAAAAGGTAAAAAGCATATGAACTCACCAGGTTGCGCCAGCATTCCTCCTGACGCCAGATCAGGTACTCAATTATATTTTTAGAATCTATTACGCAAACCCTTGAGTCAAAAGACATAGGATCGGGGCTGCCCAGGTTCAAGGCAAGTGCTGAAGAAATAAAGCTGGGAATAACAGAATCGACCTTCTCCAGCCTGCCATTGAACGGAAGGTTCCTCATAAATAGCAGGCTGATCTCATCTGAAAATAAATATGCTAACACAGGATTGATCGCACTTTTTTTAGAAAAGAGTTCAATGGATTCAACCATTCCATTAGCGAAACGAAGATCAAATGGTTTGCTAAAATTTAATTTGCGAAGGACCTTTCCAAACCTTCTCCCATCGACTCTCACAATAGCCGTGTCCGGAACCTTTAGTTGCGAGAATATCTCACAGTCCTTCATCCTGGCATTAAAAAGCATTAATCAGATTCTTCTTCCTCTTCCTCTTTAGACTTTTTTAACCGGTGAACCATCTGTTTTATAAGAATAACATCAGCTACTGCAATTACCCAGCGATAAGGCAGGATTATGCCCTTATTGCCTTCAACATTGAACAACTTATCATTTATTTTTCTCACTGCCAATCCCGTTATCTTGGATTCATTGGGATCGAGGATGACATCATTGACTTTACCAATATAAACGCCCTTATCAGTGTAAACGTTTAATCCGAACAATGTAGATATTTCCGCGCGCATGATTATCCCTCTTTTGCTATGTGTTAAACTTATGTAGATATATACTTTTTTA is drawn from ANME-2 cluster archaeon and contains these coding sequences:
- a CDS encoding YkgJ family cysteine cluster protein: MIKLTPKPIESTIIQKKQELRGVIDYPDKTLSSIIREIGFKCDLCGKCCTAEFNDHVFLLDTDTARIKQIAPDALIPAPYYEFCDRKGRFYVSGYALKSRPDGSCIFLEQGRCSIYSQRLTICRIYPYMLYREADEDGNMDWRQISGLNEHGCYHTDIEERQCRQIAEVTKGYEIACLKQEIGFLEAVDAHFGKNRLRHVQGIYDKQMRHFQHGGEIEVLVYYDGGFEKNLIRISDYVSGSVSFAIG
- a CDS encoding NAD(P)/FAD-dependent oxidoreductase, with protein sequence MADEKKTDLPEKGAVLQRDRETYAIAPDTPAGIVPPEILRKIADVAEKYNAAAIKITSAQRMVIVGLKEEDIDNAWKDLGMSPGAAIGLCVRSVKICPGTAFCKRAVSDSLSLGMALHETYHGMSLPAKFKMGASGCPNCCAESWVKDIGFIGFKDGFKVVVGGEAGRKPRIGTELTYAASIDDAMKVTQDIIDYYKANSKPKERLGEFIERIGFTEFSNGVLK
- a CDS encoding Lrp/AsnC family transcriptional regulator; its protein translation is MDEKNLKIIDMLRENARIPVTEIASRLDVSESTIRKRIRTLEKNGVITQYTVVVDPSKLGYNSVSMVGIDVESTHLLDVAMRMTEFPEVKFVATSTGDHMIITEIWTNDSKELGRFITENIEKQEGVKRVSPTIILENWKVHSGYLLP
- a CDS encoding DUF166 domain-containing protein yields the protein MQICILYSGEFGKKVVGNLVNLSNFCTACGDLCDKCRAGRMSFADMVYEIHELPADLPDFIEDPADLFPKIGHCDLIIALGIHPDLLADIPAIAESTNTRAVIVPVEEPGWAPPGLQKQIREKLESIGVECEFPKPFCSLTLTGKPVIDMFVKLGFGKPELKICLSEDGRFFTRVEVLRDAPCGSTWFVARKLKWSDTAGYKETISNAHHSYPCTASMDRDVQLEDTILHKGGYIIREAVEKGLH
- a CDS encoding peptidylprolyl isomerase translates to MKKAIIETDKGNIVLELFENDAPNTVANFVKLINKGYYNGLKFHRVIPNFMVQGGCPVGNGTGGPGYAIKCEINPKKHLTGTLSMAHAGKDTGGSQFFITHSPQPHLDGVHTVFGQVIEGMDVVNAIRQGDVMKQVKVVEE
- a CDS encoding tRNA 5'-guanylyltransferase, which codes for MKDCEIFSQLKVPDTAIVRVDGRRFGKVLRKLNFSKPFDLRFANGMVESIELFSKKSAINPVLAYLFSDEISLLFMRNLPFNGRLEKVDSVIPSFISSALALNLGSPDPMSFDSRVCVIDSKNIIEYLIWRQEECWRNLVSSYAFYLLRDDGFSAKQAAERLKGLKSDDLHELAWGYGVNLSETPAWQRRGILVYKQKFEKDGQNLLTGEKTKAMRTQIVKDWEPPIFKTEEGSRMIENILQ
- a CDS encoding photosystem reaction center subunit H, which produces MRAEISTLFGLNVYTDKGVYIGKVNDVILDPNESKITGLAVRKINDKLFNVEGNKGIILPYRWVIAVADVILIKQMVHRLKKSKEEEEEESD